In the genome of Leptolyngbyaceae cyanobacterium, one region contains:
- a CDS encoding aromatic ring-hydroxylating dioxygenase subunit alpha, with product MSEFYPTASTSSKGAQTLPGRYFSCETIFKEEIDRIFFSRWLCIGRQEQIPNPGDYFLWQIGLESIIVLRDRNAEVRAFYNICRHRGTRLCTQQQGNFAKTISCPYHAWAYNLDGRLLVAPLMNELEDFYQQDYPLYPVTIATWEGFLFLNLAKSPEPFITAFAPLISKFSQWQLPTLRVVYSIEYQVRANWKLIFQNYSECYHCPTIHPALAKQSFYRSGENNLFEGSFLGGFMTIEKPGGSLTMSGSRCAMPLGNISGEDLQRVYYYSIFPNMFLSLHPDYVMVHRLSPESPDRTRIICEWLFDPKSIDLTTFNPQDAVELWDLTNRQDWQMCELMQAGVTSRAWTHGPYATAESLLAAFDREYLKAIGHLAPKD from the coding sequence ATGAGCGAATTTTACCCAACTGCGTCTACCTCGAGCAAAGGTGCTCAAACACTACCTGGCAGATATTTTAGTTGTGAAACCATATTTAAAGAAGAGATCGATCGCATTTTTTTCTCCCGTTGGCTGTGCATCGGACGCCAAGAACAAATTCCCAACCCCGGAGACTACTTTCTTTGGCAAATTGGCTTGGAAAGTATCATCGTGTTGCGCGATCGCAACGCAGAAGTCAGAGCATTTTATAACATTTGTCGTCATCGAGGAACCCGTTTGTGTACCCAACAACAAGGAAATTTTGCCAAAACTATTTCTTGTCCTTACCACGCCTGGGCATATAACTTAGATGGGAGGTTGTTGGTAGCACCGTTAATGAACGAGTTAGAAGACTTTTACCAACAAGATTATCCCCTTTATCCCGTAACCATCGCTACTTGGGAAGGATTTCTTTTCCTCAACTTAGCAAAATCGCCAGAACCTTTCATCACTGCTTTTGCACCTTTAATTAGTAAATTTTCCCAATGGCAATTACCGACATTGCGAGTAGTTTATTCCATTGAATACCAAGTAAGAGCTAATTGGAAATTGATTTTTCAGAATTACTCGGAATGTTATCATTGTCCGACCATTCACCCTGCCTTAGCAAAACAATCTTTCTATCGCAGTGGTGAAAACAACTTGTTTGAAGGCTCTTTTTTGGGTGGATTCATGACGATCGAAAAACCGGGCGGCAGCCTAACGATGAGTGGTAGCAGGTGCGCGATGCCTCTGGGAAATATTTCGGGAGAAGACTTGCAACGAGTTTACTATTACTCGATTTTTCCCAATATGTTTCTCAGCCTCCACCCAGATTATGTCATGGTTCACCGACTTTCTCCGGAAAGCCCCGATCGCACTCGAATTATTTGCGAATGGTTATTCGACCCCAAATCGATCGATCTAACAACTTTTAACCCCCAGGATGCAGTGGAATTATGGGATCTTACCAATCGACAAGACTGGCAGATGTGCGAATTGATGCAAGCAGGCGTAACGTCTCGCGCTTGGACTCATGGCCCTTACGCCACCGCAGAAAGCTTATTAGCCGCATTTGACCGAGAATACCTGAAAGCGATCGGTCACTTGGCTCCGAAAGATTGA